The proteins below are encoded in one region of Streptomyces sp. NBC_00490:
- a CDS encoding DoxX family protein yields the protein MNLALWIGAALLAAVALTGGVTKTFVPREKLAAAPGGAWTAQVSVGFLKSLGVLELLAAVGLVLPAVVDIAPALVPVTAVCWILLMAGAMITHGRLGEAKFVALNTVYLVLAVFIAWGRFGPESFTG from the coding sequence ATGAACCTCGCGCTGTGGATCGGTGCCGCACTGCTCGCCGCGGTAGCCCTGACCGGTGGCGTCACCAAGACCTTCGTACCGCGGGAGAAGCTGGCCGCGGCCCCCGGCGGGGCCTGGACGGCACAGGTGAGCGTCGGCTTCCTCAAGAGCCTCGGTGTCCTCGAACTGCTGGCCGCCGTCGGCCTGGTCCTGCCCGCCGTGGTCGACATCGCCCCGGCCCTGGTGCCGGTGACCGCCGTCTGCTGGATCCTGCTGATGGCCGGTGCGATGATCACCCACGGCCGGCTCGGCGAGGCGAAGTTCGTGGCGCTGAACACGGTCTACCTCGTGCTCGCGGTGTTCATCGCCTGGGGCCGCTTCGGCCCCGAGTCGTTCACCGGCTGA
- a CDS encoding (Fe-S)-binding protein, with the protein MQLAAIIVSLVLTVVGAALFARVIAQFVRFFMLGQPLPAGTRIDNPYQRSVTLVKEFLGHTRMNRWGIVGFAHWFVAMGFLTLIPILGQALGQLFQADFVLPVIGGWLPWEMYVEFITVMTGLGIAVLIAIRLLNLPSRPGRKSRFAGSKAWQAYFVEYVILTIGIVIYVLRGLEGAMHHVDHYEAAFFASYPLVAAFRTLDVSTLQTLVYLFAGIKVSVSFIWMIVVSLNANMSVAWHRFLAFPNIWFKRNADGSTALGGLQPMTSAGKPIDFTDPGEDDVFGVSQVEQFSWKGLLDFSTCTECGRCQSQCPAWNTGKPLSPKLLIMSLRDHSHAKAPYLLAGGGKTMEGEEKASEEQLANVPAAALAEAERPLIGTAEENGVIDPDVLWSCTTCGACVEQCPVDIEHVDHIVDMRRYQVMIESAFPSEAGTMLKNLEKKGNPWGLAKKQRLEWLKELDFEVPVVGKDIEDLSEVEYLYWVGCAGSLEDRAKKTTKAFAELLHIAGVKFAIMGGDEKCTGDSARRLGNEPLFQELGMENVAALNMAFGEDDEDPATKKPRSAKKIVATCPHCLNTIGNEYPQLGGDYETIHHTQLLQHLIDEGKLLPVTPVDGLITYHDPCYLGRHNKIYTPPREIMSAVPGLRQQEMHRHKERGFCCGAGGARMWMEERIGKRINNERVDEALSLNPDIVSTACPFCLVMLTDSVNGKKNEGKAKESVTVVDVAQLLLESVKTPVDPQDATETEPAPESEPVK; encoded by the coding sequence ATGCAACTCGCCGCGATCATCGTGTCGCTGGTCCTGACCGTGGTCGGCGCGGCATTGTTCGCACGCGTCATCGCGCAGTTCGTCCGGTTTTTCATGCTCGGCCAGCCCCTGCCCGCCGGGACCCGGATCGACAACCCCTACCAGCGCAGTGTGACGCTGGTGAAGGAGTTCCTCGGCCACACGCGGATGAACCGCTGGGGGATCGTGGGCTTCGCCCACTGGTTCGTGGCGATGGGCTTCCTGACGCTGATCCCGATCCTGGGCCAGGCCCTGGGCCAGCTCTTCCAGGCCGACTTCGTCCTCCCGGTCATCGGCGGCTGGCTGCCCTGGGAGATGTACGTCGAGTTCATCACCGTGATGACCGGCCTCGGCATCGCCGTGCTCATCGCGATCCGCCTGCTGAACCTGCCCTCGCGCCCCGGCCGCAAGTCCCGCTTCGCGGGCTCCAAGGCCTGGCAGGCGTACTTCGTCGAGTACGTCATCCTCACCATCGGCATCGTGATCTACGTACTGCGCGGCCTCGAGGGCGCGATGCACCACGTGGACCACTACGAGGCCGCGTTCTTCGCCTCGTACCCGCTGGTCGCCGCCTTCCGGACGCTCGACGTCTCCACGCTCCAGACGCTGGTCTACCTCTTCGCCGGCATCAAGGTCAGCGTCTCGTTCATCTGGATGATCGTCGTCTCGCTGAACGCCAACATGAGCGTCGCCTGGCACCGCTTCCTCGCGTTCCCGAACATCTGGTTCAAGCGCAACGCGGACGGCTCCACCGCACTCGGCGGCCTCCAGCCCATGACCTCCGCCGGCAAGCCGATCGACTTCACCGACCCGGGCGAGGACGACGTCTTCGGCGTCTCCCAGGTCGAGCAGTTCTCCTGGAAGGGCCTCCTCGACTTCTCGACCTGCACCGAGTGCGGTCGCTGCCAGTCGCAGTGCCCGGCCTGGAACACCGGCAAGCCGCTCTCCCCGAAGCTGCTGATCATGTCGCTGCGGGACCACTCGCACGCCAAGGCGCCCTACCTGCTGGCGGGCGGCGGCAAGACGATGGAGGGCGAGGAGAAGGCGTCCGAGGAGCAGCTGGCCAATGTGCCCGCCGCGGCTCTGGCGGAGGCCGAGCGCCCGCTGATCGGCACCGCCGAGGAGAACGGCGTCATCGACCCGGACGTCCTGTGGTCCTGCACCACCTGCGGCGCCTGTGTCGAGCAGTGCCCCGTCGACATCGAGCACGTCGACCACATCGTCGACATGCGCCGCTACCAGGTGATGATCGAGTCCGCGTTCCCGTCCGAGGCGGGCACGATGCTCAAGAACCTGGAGAAGAAGGGCAACCCCTGGGGCCTGGCCAAGAAGCAGCGCCTGGAGTGGCTCAAGGAACTCGACTTCGAGGTCCCGGTCGTCGGCAAGGACATCGAGGACCTGTCCGAGGTCGAGTACCTGTACTGGGTCGGCTGCGCGGGCTCCCTGGAGGACCGCGCCAAGAAGACCACCAAGGCCTTCGCGGAACTGCTCCACATCGCGGGCGTCAAGTTCGCGATCATGGGCGGCGACGAGAAGTGCACCGGTGACTCGGCCCGCCGCCTCGGCAACGAGCCCCTGTTCCAGGAACTGGGCATGGAGAACGTCGCCGCGCTGAACATGGCCTTCGGCGAGGACGACGAGGACCCGGCGACGAAGAAGCCGCGGTCGGCGAAGAAGATCGTCGCGACCTGCCCGCACTGCCTGAACACGATCGGCAACGAGTACCCGCAGCTCGGCGGCGACTACGAGACCATCCACCACACCCAGCTGCTCCAGCACCTCATCGACGAGGGCAAGCTGCTCCCGGTGACCCCGGTGGACGGCCTCATCACCTACCACGACCCCTGCTACCTGGGCCGTCACAACAAGATCTACACGCCCCCGCGCGAGATCATGTCGGCCGTCCCGGGCCTGCGCCAGCAGGAGATGCACCGCCACAAGGAGCGCGGCTTCTGCTGCGGCGCCGGTGGTGCGCGGATGTGGATGGAGGAGCGGATCGGCAAGCGCATCAACAACGAGCGCGTCGACGAAGCCCTCTCCCTCAACCCCGACATCGTCTCCACGGCCTGCCCGTTCTGCCTCGTCATGCTGACCGACTCGGTCAACGGCAAGAAGAACGAGGGCAAGGCCAAGGAGTCCGTCACGGTCGTCGACGTGGCCCAGCTCCTGCTGGAGTCCGTGAAGACCCCGGTGGACCCGCAGGACGCGACGGAGACGGAACCCGCCCCGGAATCGGAACCGGTGAAGTAG